AAGTATTCAGTAGGATGAGAGACTCATTGTTCCGCAGGATAAGGGGGACAAAATGATAAATACGCTCATAACCTACAACAGAACCGAACTCGAGACTAAAGCGACAGAACTGGGTCATATTTTCCCTCCTCAGACACCTGATGGTAGTTTGATTAATGCTAATAGCTCATTAGATCATGGCGCGGATTGGTCACAAACGACAACTGATGAAGCAGATCATACCCCAGTAATTGATGCAACGCCTCCGTTTACGGTCAAACAGTTAGCTGAACTCTCACCTATTGAATATGACAAAGTCAGAAAAGCCTCAGCCATTGAAATGGAGTGCGCCAAGCAATTCTTGATGAAGAGGTGAAAAAAGAACGGAAACAGCAAGCAGCAAAATCTTGTGATGTAACTTCAGCATCTGCCGAAGTAGAACTCTGGAATACCCCTGTTGACGGTGCGGATTTACTGACAGCCATTGTAGCTACAATAAACCGATTCATTATCTGTGAAAAACACACTGCGATTGCTGCGGCATTATGGATTGCAATGTGTTGGTTCATGGATGTTGTGCAAGTTGCACCGCTAGCAGTAATTACAGCTCCTGAAAAGGAGTGCGGAAAATCATTGTTGTTGACCTTGATTGGGAGATTAGTACCCAAACCTCTGCAATCATCAAGTGTTTCACCTGCATCGCTATATAGGAGTATCGATCTATGGAAGCCGACGCTGCTAATTGACGAAACTGATGCTTGTCTTAAGGATAATGAGGAGCTACGAGGGCTGATAAATTGTGGCCACACCCGAGATAGTGCCTATACAATCCGTTGCGTTGGTGAGGACCACACGCCTACCAAGTTTAACCTATGGGCAGCTAAGGCATTGTCTGGAATTGGGCATATTGCAGACACGTTGATGAGTAGAGCAATCATACTTGAACTACGACGCAAACTGCCTACAGAAAAAGTTGAAAGAATTCGTCATGCAGACCCTGCCTTATTTCAGGAATTATCTTCAAAACTCGCACGTTTTGCTGAAGATAATGCTGACTGTGTTCGTTTTGCACGTCCAAATTTACCATCCAGTTTAGGCGACCGAGCGCAGGACAATTGGGAACCCCTCCTGAGCATTGCTACTGTTGCCGGTGGCAATTGGTTCAATATAGCGACTGCTGCTGCTATCAAAATATCTGGAAGTGGCGAACAGTCACT
The sequence above is a segment of the Alphaproteobacteria bacterium genome. Coding sequences within it:
- a CDS encoding DUF3631 domain-containing protein, translated to MRQAILDEEVKKERKQQAAKSCDVTSASAEVELWNTPVDGADLLTAIVATINRFIICEKHTAIAAALWIAMCWFMDVVQVAPLAVITAPEKECGKSLLLTLIGRLVPKPLQSSSVSPASLYRSIDLWKPTLLIDETDACLKDNEELRGLINCGHTRDSAYTIRCVGEDHTPTKFNLWAAKALSGIGHIADTLMSRAIILELRRKLPTEKVERIRHADPALFQELSSKLARFAEDNADCVRFARPNLPSSLGDRAQDNWEPLLSIATVAGGNWFNIATAAAIKISGSGEQSLTIGVELLLDIQEVFRNLKINRISTTDLIKHLIADNEKQWAGHNKGSQISPKQISDILKGYKIHSKTLRAGSETFKGFEKVQFTEACSRYIPGIPNSPVTASQPPSVVDLQTIYSGNTDDLVTTINTCEPPSILDCYSVTAKTPPQCYRDIEELSEDV